TTTGCCGCGGAAATTCGTGCGCCGTTTTCGTTCCTATCCTGTGGTAAAATATATCTCACCTCAACACGCCCTCCCGCACAACTCCATCGCCTCGCCTCCCGTATCTGTCACGCCAGTATCAGACTGGCCAGAAACCTTTGGGAGACAATTCGATGCGGACAACAGCAATCCTTGCCATCGCCATCGTCTGTGCGGCTTCGGTACCTGCCTCTGCGAAGATGATGAGTTGCAGCGGCGAAAACATGTCGAAGACCGCCATGATGATGTCGTCGATGCCGGATGGGCAGAACAAGATGGCCATGAACAAGGAGATGGCCATGGCCAACATGGAGATGAGCAAAGGCAATGCACGAGGTGCCTGCATGCACTACATGCGCGCCCAGAAGATGGGGATGATGAAATCCGACGGCATGATGAACCGCGGAATGTAGACCGTACGCCCGGATCATCGGTCGAATCACCAAGATGTAAACCGCGCCTCTCCAGATCCACGGTTTGCAGTGACCGCACCGTTTTGAGTTTCCTGGATGGTGCGGTCTTCCGCTTCGAAGCTTTGATTATGCCAAATTCCGCGCTCGCAACGATAGCCAGCGCCGAGATGTGCCGGACGTCAGCGCACTTCATGCTGATCAATACGCCGCATCACAAGCAAAGGTGCAAGGTGTGCGGAAATCCGCTCCCAGCGCCGAAGACTGCAAGCTGATCGGTGGCATGGAGAGTGTTGCGATGTGCGAAGCATGCGCGGATTCGTACAACAAGGTGGCGGCCTGAGCGAACAGTCAATATCGCCAAGAGACGGAATGCACGGCCTCGTGCCTTGGCTTACAACTCTCTCACTCAGCTTGGGGGTGGAGATGGGATCATTCTTTCTCGCGGTTGTCGTGGTAAGCGGCGCGATCGTCTACGCGGTCTACCGGCATTGCGCGTGATCATCGGACCCGACCGAGATCGCGCGGGATGTCTTGCAATATCGCTCGGAGTGCTCCGGCGACAGCTTGGGCCAATCTCTATCGTCTCGCCACCACCACGCCCAGCATGAACGCCACCATCAACGCCGGCAGGGGCGCCTCGCGCACCATGCCGCGGACGATGTCCGGCCAGTGTTGACCCTGCTCTGGCTTCGGCAATCGCAAATCACCAGTCGGCTCGATGCCCCAACTTGATGCGAGCTCGGCGATCTCGCTTTGCGCCAGACGCACATCGTCGCGGACGCGGTGGATGGCGGTCTGGGCGCGGTCGCGCGGCGCGAGCAGCATCAGCGTGGTCACGGCCGTGCGCAGCGTCATCTCGCCATAGCCTTGCAGCCGCACCTGCTCCTCGGGATCGGACGTCATGCCAAATTCCTCACTGTGCCAAATTCTTCACGACGCCAATTCTTCACAACGCAAAGTGGCGCGCGAAGGCGAAGGCCGCCGCCGCGCACAGAACCAGCGTGGACACCGCGCCGGCCACGCCGCGCGCGAGATGGGTTCGCGTCAGGTGCCTGGTCATGATCGTGCTCCATGCTCTGCATGGCAATGGCGGCGGCGGAACTTGGTTCCTTGCGCGCGATGCTAATCGGCGGGCGCCTTCTACTTCCGCAGCAACTCGCTCAAGGCCGCCGTCGCTTCCGCGCAGCGGAGGTCGTCGATCTCGCGCGACAGGCTGAGTGCGCTCGCTCTCAGTTCTTCCAGCTTCCAGCTATCCGGATGCTGGCCTTCGAGCTGACCGAGACGCTTGTTCAGATCGTCCAGTCTCGATTGGAGCTGCCCGATGCTGGCGTCTCCATTCACTTTCCAAACGCGTTGTGCACGCATCGTTGTTCCCCTGATAGTCTCACGGCCTTGTGAGAGCGGTTCGTGGCCGGAATGGGTGTTTCTTTTGGCCGCCTTCAGACGGTGGGGAACCGTTGCAGATCCGCAACGAAGTTCCCCCATCTGTCGCCGGCGACTGCGCAGCGGCGCATGATGATACCCTTCGGCATGGAATTTGATTGTGTCCCGTCACGATGAGCCGAGCCGGCCTGTGCGCGCGCTGCGCTGCTCGTTAGGCTCAGGCCGCGCGTACTCAGCAATGAAGAAATTCGGCAACGAAGGAATCAGGCGTGACGAGATTTGTGACCATCGCAGCCGGCCAGCTCGGTCCGATCGCCAGGACCGAGAGCAGGACCGAAGTCGTGACCCGTCTGATGGCTCTGATGCGCGAGGCGAAGGCATGCGGCTGCGATCTGATCGTGTATCCCGAGCTCGCGCTGACGACGTTTTTTCCGCGCTGGTATTTCGAGGATCAGGCCGAGATCGACAGCTTCTTCGAGCGCGAGATGCCGGGGCCGGAGACGCGAGCCCTGTTCGATCTCGGGCGCGAGCTCGGTCTCGGCTTCTGTCTCGGCTATGCCGAGCTGGCGGTCGAGGACGGTATTGTCCGGCGTTACAACACGTCCATTCTGGTCGACAAGAGCGGCGCGATCGTCGCCCGGTATCGCAAGGTTCACCTGCCCGGCCATGCAGAGCACGAGCCGTGGCGGAAATTTCAGCATCTGGAAAAGCGCTATTTCGAGCCGGGCCGCGGCTTCGGCGTCGTCGATGCCTTCGGCGGCGTGATGGGCATGGCGATCTGCAATGACCGCCGCTGGAGCGAGACCTACCGGGTGATGGGCCTTCAGGGGGTCGAGATGTTGATGATCGGCTACAACACGCCGGTGCACAATCCGCCCGCGCCGGAGCATGACGATCTCTCGCTGTTCCACAACCATCTGGTGATGCAGGCTGGCGCCTATCAGAACGGCACCTTCGTGGTCGGCGTCGCCAAGGCCGGCGTCGAGGAAGGCGTGGACCACATCGGCGGCAGCTGCGTCATCGCGCCCTCGGGCGAGATCATCGCGAGATGCACGACCAAGGGCGACGAAATTGCGCTGGCGCGCTGCGATCTCGACCTCTGCAACTCCTACAAGCGTACCACCTTCAATTTCGACGTTCACCGCCAGCCGCAGGCTTACGGGATGATCGTCGAACGGAAGGGCGTGACGACGATGGCGGATGGAACGGCCGCGTCGAGGAAGGGGTGAGCGCTTGTAGCCCGGGTGAGCGCAGCGACACCCGGGAAACCCACGCACAAAGATCCCGGATCTCGCTGCGCTCATCCGGGCTACGCCACCTTGCCTGTGTCGCCTTCTGTCAATCCACCCGCGTAAAAATATTCCACTTTACCGAAATTCGGTTTCGGCGTATGTGTCGTCCATCCCGGCTCACCCAAGAGGGGCGGCGTGTAGTCGTCATGTTCGCGAGCCGGGGATGCGGTGGACGCGGCAGCGTCGGCACGAGAGGTGCGGGCAGGGCGGGTAGTCCCTGTGAGTCCGTAACCGCGTGCGGACGACGGCGCTGTCAGGGTTCGTCTCGTTCGTAAGTTTTCGGCTCTGTCGACGGAGTCGGAAATACTGCGGGCGAAATGGCGGGCCGTGCGTACGGCAAAACCGTGTGGTCCTGACCGTCGTTGCCACGGTCAAGTTTCCGCGAAGGTGCGAGCGAGCCCAACCGGGCGGACTGCATCATCCAAATTCGCGGGGCGAGGGAGGCCAAAGGAAAGTTCGGCTCCCGGGAGATCACGGCA
The sequence above is drawn from the Bradyrhizobium amphicarpaeae genome and encodes:
- a CDS encoding N-carbamoyl-D-amino-acid hydrolase; the protein is MTRFVTIAAGQLGPIARTESRTEVVTRLMALMREAKACGCDLIVYPELALTTFFPRWYFEDQAEIDSFFEREMPGPETRALFDLGRELGLGFCLGYAELAVEDGIVRRYNTSILVDKSGAIVARYRKVHLPGHAEHEPWRKFQHLEKRYFEPGRGFGVVDAFGGVMGMAICNDRRWSETYRVMGLQGVEMLMIGYNTPVHNPPAPEHDDLSLFHNHLVMQAGAYQNGTFVVGVAKAGVEEGVDHIGGSCVIAPSGEIIARCTTKGDEIALARCDLDLCNSYKRTTFNFDVHRQPQAYGMIVERKGVTTMADGTAASRKG